The sequence TAAAGAAAACCCTCATGTCTTCGCTTTTGACTTTGTGTATTTGCCTATGAATTTCAAGTAATAATTAATCTTGTGTAATTACTTTTTCTTGAGTTTTATTTGCAGTGTACTATTATTAacttaaatcttttatttttgcatttgCAGATGGACGGGCATAGAAGGCTATGGATTTGTGAATTTCACCGATCACAGAACTCTGTTAAAGTTTTTTAGGGATTTTAGTGAGAGAGCGAAAACGTATCCAGATTCTGAAATAAACGTTCAGATGTCCATTGCGGAGATGCAGGTGAGTGAAtgtctttaaattttaaaatatttaattacaaatGTCTGTGATTTTTGATGTGAAATTATTAACAGGGAAAAAATGCTTTAGTGGAACGATTCAAGTCTGAAAGATTTCTGTTTGAATCAGACGAGTTTCATCCAGTTTCGTTTAATCCTCCAAGAAATGGTTCTAGGGCATCAGTGAAAGTGAATTCTGTGGGGATATTCCAACTTCGAATTAATCCCACAGATTAAGCTTGATTTGAATAGCAGGTGATGATTAACCAAGTTTTGAGTATCTGTGTTGTATAAGCTAGCTTTGCAGGGGAGAAGTAATTGAATAGAAATCTCTCAGATCTATTGAATAGTATTTTTCGCTTACCAAATAAACAAGTTTGAGTATAGCCATTAATTAGCAGGAGTTGCTGCATTTGATTTGGTTCCTCTGCTTGcattacatattttattagttttcaGTTTGGATTTTATGTATTTCATTAATTcgatttttaattttgacctGAATATGATAAAGTGATgatcaaatttaatatatttgacaaGTGAGATACTAAAGTTTAatgaaaaaatgacaaaatatttttaactaaaaCAATGTCAGAGTCACTTTTTAAGTTCAAAGAATTGGAGTTTTTGACATTCGGCAAATTGTTGTGGCTTCAGCTTCCGCAAATGAGACTTCAGAACATTATCCTGAAGTTGAACTATTACTTCTTAAATTTCAGATTCTCTACCCCTAAATTAGCCTAATTAGATTCAATTTATATATGAGGTTTTGTTTTTATGAACAGGAATATAGCTTTTTAAACTAAAATTGTATAggtaaataaaatttcaatttcatccTATATGACTTTATATAATTGACGATATTTCACATGGCTAAACAAgccttaaataaatcaatttagtTATGCGAGGAACACGAAAGTGTGCTTGAGATCGgcattcaaattaaatttaaaataggagccaacatttttcaatttatttgggtccaattttattattgaaatggaaaatactattttactaaaaaagaaatccaaaatgtatggaattcgTCCATCTTTCTcacattttttccttttgaaagGGAATGAAATCGACAAtgttatcaaaataaaattatttatgaattacgataataaataactattttaattatgattgtattaataatattaaaaaatatttaagctcgTAAGATGAACACATTTCTcttactatattttatattgcAGCAACTCTTTTCTACGACAATATACAACTTTTTTCTCTCTAGTTTTATTCTAACCGGatcttttttaattatgaaaaaaaaaatctctttatattgaattgtctttttttaagtttataattaaaaaaagtaaaatataataaaagatcTCACGCGAAtgataaatgaaattaaaagaaatacgTCATATTTGAACCCCTATGTGAGAGATATTCTGCAGCTTAATTAAATCCTTGAcacaacattttttaaaaaaattctgttaaatattaatagtaaAGTATTTTTCTTCTGACATACTTGGCAAAACAATCGACCATATGTAATTGTTTTGTGATATAGATGATGAAGATGCACAATGCCCAAATTAATCATTTAGGATCTATAATGAGAAATAATACTCACACAAGTAGAGCTGTCAATGTGGGCTTGCCCACCCTATTTGGACTAACTCATACAGGCTTCgacattttacgggtcaggTCGGGCTAGTCCATTTTGGGTGTGAGCCAGAAAACAGTCAtcccaacccacaagtacgtgggctacatgCTTACCGATCAGCCTACTTTAAAAAgttatactccctccgtttcaaaaataatgtctCTATTtccttttagtttgtttaaaaaagaatgaccgtttccttttttggcaacactttaactttaaaccttccacgtgacatgtttaaaaccacaagattaaagggcattttgttacatttgacataactttaatttagaaccacaagattataaaatcttctttcttttcttaaactccgttcgaAGTCAAACTAGgccattctttttgaaacggagggagtattatttttagaattattaaattaaatcataatttaaaatattatcataaatatcgataACATAATACTAGATGAGGTTAatgttactattttttaatcaaatctacaaataaattatctttataatattttaaagttttttttcaagtaaaagtataaatatctaaataaaaatattaacctaattgttttgagtttggactttggactctctttaattttaaattttattattaaattatattttttaattaatttttattgactCACGGGCCGGCTCTACCGATATTTATGAAGCCCGACAAATCAGCAtgcttattcaggccgggctaaaaacCCCTTTTCTCAAATTGGACTCCAAAAATCGTAGCTCAACTCTATTAAATCTCGGATTAGGCCAGCCCGGCCCAACAGGCCTAACGCTCTACACCGGAGATCAGTTACATTGTGTATAATGAATCAGAATTAGCCtctattgaattaaaaattgaaatatttgctTAAGAATGAGTAACGTCCATTTCATCATAACCAttccttttcaaaataaatataatcagCTTGAAAAAGGGTCATATTTTCCCTTGTACTCTTAGAAAAGGGTTATATTTACCCTTTGTTATACTTTTTGGTTATATTTTCCCCTACCACCCAACTTTGGGTTTATATTTACCCTTTGGGTTGTTAAGTTCCACATCACTCCCTATTATTATCCTACATGGCTCctatttgaatataattttctctaattttattTACACCTCACCCCGAATAATTGAAAGTAaccaagtaaaaaaaaaaattccaattttGTTTAAACACTTGGACGGCCAAATTCATCCCAGCCATGCC comes from Solanum pennellii chromosome 1, SPENNV200 and encodes:
- the LOC107026364 gene encoding protein terminal ear1 homolog, translated to MAGARYSSLNPHAPEYIPITPLPPPLPTIDPPPQQNVHPKLKGHETTVKLENVPLHYNRKKLMDFLDSYCLLENQKARDSNKENPHVFAFDFVYLPMNFKWTGIEGYGFVNFTDHRTLLKFFRDFSERAKTYPDSEINVQMSIAEMQGKNALVERFKSERFLFESDEFHPVSFNPPRNGSRASVKVNSVGIFQLRINPTD